A single window of Malus sylvestris chromosome 5, drMalSylv7.2, whole genome shotgun sequence DNA harbors:
- the LOC126620706 gene encoding disease resistance protein RPV1-like isoform X2, with product MDIAAPASAGGGGGPGGGADVHPSREKYDVFISFRGEDTRNTFTSHLHGALLQKKIETYIDYRLVRGSEIAPALLEAIEKSTLSLVIFSQNYASSTWCLDELAHILNCRETVDQIIPIFYDISPSDVRKQQGTYADAFAQLEIRFKDSIDKVHKWRAALVTVANLSGFDYSNKTGTEADLVKKVVDEIWGKLNQKSSSNLKGLVGMEKRIDQVESTLCIDSLDVYAVGIWGMGGIGKTTLADAVFHRFSSKFEASCFLKNVREISEQTGGLDRLRNTLVSEILKEKDVNIGTLTIGSYRVRKRMGGTKVLIVLDDINDSNQLNFLAGDPTLFGPGSRIIITTRDKSLLQKLVDHNKICKVQELNSDEALQLFRLCAFGNNISRVDCTELSKVVVDYCGGIPLALQILGSSFLHCESKEDWLDEWKEFPREKIWKVFRSSYDGLKEIEKEIFLDIACFYQGKDVDIVKEMLDICGFRAAGIEVLSDKSLISISTNNCLEMHNLLQEMGRAIVHEQCIEEPIKCNRLFFDEDVNRDLKTNTGSATVQAIFFNRSKITGILLNHADFEKMYDLRLLYVYNSSCNKYCKVKVSLPHSLTYLGWEGYPFKSLPSKLCPENLVELQMRNSQVEQLWNEGQNLKNLKVMDLRLSEHLIKVPDLSQSPNIEHIDLYGCKSLVEIPSYFPCLDKLSYLNLTDCTKLKYLSEMPSSIEYLYLDSTAIEELPSSVWSFEKIRCLELPNNIPILDLSGNATNCKILVSLLESICKLKSLKSLDLSGTTIRSLPASIGNLESLEKLDLSGTAIRSLPASIGNLESLEKLDLNGTAVKSLPASIGNLESLEKLDLSGTTIKSLPASIGNLKSLVKLYLSGTAIEGLPASIGNLKSLKKLDLSATAIESLPASIGNLESLENLDLSGTAIKSLHASIGKLQYLQKFYLSGTAMESLPASIGNLKCLDKLDLSETAIKSLPASIGSLRSLEKLDLSGTAIESLPSSIGSLKSLENLDLSGTAIESLPASFDNLNSLVKLDLSGTAFKSLPASIGNLKSLEKLDLSGTAIESLPASIGNLKSLEKLDLSGTAVESLPASIGNLESLEKLDLSGTAIKSLPASIGNLECLEKLDLSGTAIESLPASIGNLESLKKLDLSGTAIESLPARIGNLKSLEKLDLSGTAIKTLPARIGNLKSLEKLDLSGTAIKCLPASIKEASRLICLRLTNCRSLESLPELPGVRWLQAHGCTSLNKVLSSKIALTLGGMNIKILKDFKSNLHFQIA from the exons ATGGATATAGCTGCTCCTGCTTCTGCTGGTGGCGGCGGTGGACCTGGTGGTGGTGCTGATGTCCACCCTTCTCGAGAAAAGTATGATGTGTTTATTAGTTTCAGAGGCGAGGACACCCGCAATACTTTTACTAGCCATCTTCACGGTGCCTTACTCCAGAAGAAAATTGAAACCTACATAGATTACAGACTTGTGAGAGGGAGTGAAATTGCACCTGCCCTTCTAGAAGCCATCGAGAAATCTACGCTTTCGTTAGTCATTTTCTCACAAAACTATGCATCTTCCACCTGGTGCTTGGATGAACTTGCGCACATACTAAACTGCAGGGAGACAGTTGATCAGATCATACCTATTTTTTACGACATCAGTCCATCAGATGTACGAAAACAACAGGGGACTTATGCAGATGCATTTGCTCAACTTGAAATCCGTTTCAAGGACAGTATCGACAAGGTGCACAAGTGGAGGGCTGCTTTGGTGACAGTAGCTAATCTATCTGGCTTCGATTATTCAAACAAAACTGG GACGGAGGCCGATTTAGTTAAGAAAGTTGTCGACGAAATTTGGGGCAAATTGAATCAAAAATCGTCAAGCAATTTAAAGGGCCTGGTTGGAATGGAAAAACGCATTGACCAAGTTGAGTCAACATTATGCATTGATTCCCTTGATGTATACGCTGTAGGTATTTGGGGCATGGGTGGGATTGGCAAGACCACCCTTGCTGATGCTGTGTTTCACCGATTCTCTTCTAAATTCGAAGCTTCATGTTTTCTTAAAAATGTCAGGGAGATATCTGAACAAACAGGTGGACTGGATCGCTTGCGAAACACACTTGTTAGTGAGATATTAAAGGAAAAAGATGTAAATATTGGCACTCTGACTATAGGATCATATCGTGTTAGGAAGAGAATGGGAGGTACGAAGGtcctcattgttcttgatgataTAAATGATTCAAAccaattaaattttctagccGGAGATCCTACTCTATTTGGCCCTGGAAGTAGAatcattataacaactagagaTAAGAGCCTACTTCAGAAACTTGTTGATCATAATAAGATATGCAAGGTTCAGGAATTAAATTCTGATGAAGCTCTTCAACTCTTTCGTTTGTGTGCTTTCGGAAATAACATTTCTAGAGTCGATTGTACAGAGTTGTCAAAAGTTGTGGTTGATTATTGTGGGGGCATTCCGTTAGCTCTTCAAATTTTGGGTTCCTCATTCCTTCACTGTGAGAGCAAAGAAGATTGGCTGGATGAATGGAAAGAATTTCCAAGAGAAAAGATCTGGAAAGTGTTCAGATCAAGTTATGATGGATTAAAAGAAATTGAGAAGGAGATATTTCTTGATATAGCATGTTTCTATCAAGGGAAAGATGTGGACATTGTAAAAGAAATGCTAGATATATGTGGTTTTCGTGCAGCAGGAATCGAAGTTCTGAGTGATAAGTctctcatatcaatttcaacaAATAACTGCTTGGAGATGCATAACTTGCTACAAGAAATGGGTAGGGCAATTGTTCACGAACAATGTATTGAAGAGCCTATAAAATGCAATAGATTATTCTTTGATGAGGATGTCAATCGGGATTTGAAAACTAACACG GGAAGTGCAACGGTACAAGCCATATTCTTTAACAGGTCTAAGATTACAGGGATACTCTTGAATCATGCAGACTTCGAAAAGATGTATGATCTAAGATTGCTATACGTTTATAATTCTAGCTGTAACAAGTACTGCAAAGTAAAAGTTTCTCTTCCCCATTCTCTTACTTATCTTGGCTGGGAGGGTTACCCTTTCAAATCTTTGCCATCAAAACTTTGTCCGGAAAATCTTGTTGAGCTTCAAATGCGCAACAGTCAAGTTGAGCAACTTTGGAATGAGGGCCAg AATCTTAAGAACTTAAAAGTGATGGATCTTCGTTTGTCCGAGCATCTGATTAAAGTTCCAGATCTCTCTCAAAGTCCAAACATTGAGCATATAGATCTTTACGGGTGTAAAAGTCTGGTTGAAATTCCTTCTTATTTTCCATGTCTCGACAAGCTTAGTTACCTTAACCTGACAGACTGCACAAAACTCAAATATCTTTCGGAGATGCCAAGTAGTATTGAATACTTATATTTGGATAGCACTGCAATAGAGGAATTGCCTTCATCAGTTTGGTCTTTTGAAAAAATTCGGTGCTTGGAGCTTCCCAATAACATACCAATATTGGACTTGAGTGGGAATGCGACTAATTGCAAAATTCTTGTGAGTCTCCTAGAGAGCATTTGCAAATTAAAGTCTCTTAAGAGCCTTGATCTGAGTGGAACCACAATTAGAAGCCTACCTGCAAGCATTGGTAACTTAGAATCTCTTGAGAAACTTGATTTGAGTGGAACTGCAATTAGAAGCCTACCTGCAAGCATTGGTAATTTGGAATCTCTTGAGAAACTTGATCTTAATGGAACTGCAGTTAAAAGCCTACCTGCGAGTATTGGTAATTTGGAATCACTTGAGAAACTTGATCTGAGTGGAACCACAATTAAAAGCCTACCTGCAAGCATTGGTAATTTGAAATCTCTTGTGAAACTTTATCTGAGTGGAACTGCAATTGAAGGGCTACCTGCAAGCATTGGTAATTTGAAATCTCTTAAGAAACTTGATCTGAGTGCAACCGCAATTGAAAGTCTACCTGCAAGCATTGGTAATTTGGAATCTCTTGAGAACCTTGATTTGAGTGGAACCGCAATTAAAAGCCTACATGCAAGCATTGGTAAATTGCAATATCTTCAGAAATTTTATCTGAGTGGAACCGCAATGGAAAGCCTACCTGCAAGCATTGGTAATTTGAAATGTCTGGATAAACTTGATCTGAGTGAAACCGCAATTAAAAGCCTACCTGCAAGCATTGGTAGTTTGAGATCTCTTGAGAAACTTGATCTGAGTGGAACTGCAATTGAAAGCCTACCTTCAAGTATTGGTAGTTTGAAATCTCTTGAGAACCTTGATCTGAGTGGAACCGCAATTGAAAGCTTACCTGCAAGCTTTGACAATTTGAATTCTCTTGTGAAACTTGATCTGAGTGGAACCGCGTTTAAAAGCTTACCTGCAAGCATTGGTAATCTGAAATCTCTTGAGAAACTTGATCTGAGTGGAACCGCAATTGAAAGCCTACCTGCAAGCATTGGTAATTTGAAATCTCTTGAGAAACTTGATCTGAGTGGAACCGCTGTTGAAAGCCTACCTGCAAGCATTGGTAATTTGGAATCTCTTGAGAAACTTGACCTAAGTGGAACAGCAATTAAAAGCCTACCTGCAAGCATTGGTAATTTGGAATGTCTTGAGAAACTTGATCTGAGTGGAACCGCAATTGAAAGCCTACCTGCAAGCATTGGTAATTTGGAATCTCTTAAGAAACTTGATCTGAGTGGAACCGCAATTGAAAGCCTACCTGCAAGAATTGGTAATTTGAAATCTCTTGAGAAACTTGATCTGAGTGGAACCGCAATTAAAACCCTACCTGCACGCATTGGTAATTTGAAATCCCTTGAGAAACTTGATCTGAGTGGAACTGCAATCAAGTGCCTAC CCGCAAGCATCAAAGAAGCTTCTCGGCTGATTTGTCTGCGGTTAACCAATTGCAGGAGCCTTGAATCTTTACCAGAGCTCCCAGGGGTACGTTGGCTTCAAGCACATGGCTGCACGTCACTCAACAAAGTGTTGAGTTCAAAGATTGCCCTTACATTAGGTGGGATGAATATAAAAATTCTCAAGGACTTCAAGAGCAACTTACATTTTCAAATTGCATAG
- the LOC126620706 gene encoding disease resistance protein RPV1-like isoform X1 — protein MDIAAPASAGGGGGPGGGADVHPSREKYDVFISFRGEDTRNTFTSHLHGALLQKKIETYIDYRLVRGSEIAPALLEAIEKSTLSLVIFSQNYASSTWCLDELAHILNCRETVDQIIPIFYDISPSDVRKQQGTYADAFAQLEIRFKDSIDKVHKWRAALVTVANLSGFDYSNKTGTEADLVKKVVDEIWGKLNQKSSSNLKGLVGMEKRIDQVESTLCIDSLDVYAVGIWGMGGIGKTTLADAVFHRFSSKFEASCFLKNVREISEQTGGLDRLRNTLVSEILKEKDVNIGTLTIGSYRVRKRMGGTKVLIVLDDINDSNQLNFLAGDPTLFGPGSRIIITTRDKSLLQKLVDHNKICKVQELNSDEALQLFRLCAFGNNISRVDCTELSKVVVDYCGGIPLALQILGSSFLHCESKEDWLDEWKEFPREKIWKVFRSSYDGLKEIEKEIFLDIACFYQGKDVDIVKEMLDICGFRAAGIEVLSDKSLISISTNNCLEMHNLLQEMGRAIVHEQCIEEPIKCNRLFFDEDVNRDLKTNTGSATVQAIFFNRSKITGILLNHADFEKMYDLRLLYVYNSSCNKYCKVKVSLPHSLTYLGWEGYPFKSLPSKLCPENLVELQMRNSQVEQLWNEGQNLKNLKVMDLRLSEHLIKVPDLSQSPNIEHIDLYGCKSLVEIPSYFPCLDKLSYLNLTDCTKLKYLSEMPSSIEYLYLDSTAIEELPSSVWSFEKIRCLELPNNIPILDLSGNATNCKILVSLLESICKLKSLKSLDLSGTTIRSLPASIGNLESLEKLDLSGTAIRSLPASIGNLESLEKLDLNGTAVKSLPASIGNLESLEKLDLSGTTIKSLPASIGNLKSLVKLYLSGTAIEGLPASIGNLKSLKKLDLSATAIESLPASIGNLESLENLDLSGTAIKSLHASIGKLQYLQKFYLSGTAMESLPASIGNLKCLDKLDLSETAIKSLPASIGSLRSLEKLDLSGTAIESLPSSIGSLKSLENLDLSGTAIESLPASFDNLNSLVKLDLSGTAFKSLPASIGNLKSLEKLDLSGTAIESLPASIGNLKSLEKLDLSGTAVESLPASIGNLESLEKLDLSGTAIKSLPASIGNLECLEKLDLSGTAIESLPASIGNLESLKKLDLSGTAIESLPARIGNLKSLEKLDLSGTAIKTLPARIGNLKSLEKLDLSGTAIKCLPASIKEASRLISLWLTNCRSLESLPELPGVRWLEAHGCTSLNKVLSSKTALSLGWDEYKHSQGLQEQLTFSNCIGMGGDAWHDILTDSQIRIMRMATALSKYFTQEEIEVAFHLEFEEESNEYVFRSPVCIVCPGSTIPSWFPNEADNSALAINLGSNFFNTSFLGFAYSVVVAFENYNVGGSLSLGCKINFKGCGDPFIYHRSCMVAEYGEINDCKFDTPHVFVWFSSFDHVKQGSYNGVTEAIFDFYPIIEDRPDDGAVDCSNIKVTKCGIFPMYAPNDSALK, from the exons ATGGATATAGCTGCTCCTGCTTCTGCTGGTGGCGGCGGTGGACCTGGTGGTGGTGCTGATGTCCACCCTTCTCGAGAAAAGTATGATGTGTTTATTAGTTTCAGAGGCGAGGACACCCGCAATACTTTTACTAGCCATCTTCACGGTGCCTTACTCCAGAAGAAAATTGAAACCTACATAGATTACAGACTTGTGAGAGGGAGTGAAATTGCACCTGCCCTTCTAGAAGCCATCGAGAAATCTACGCTTTCGTTAGTCATTTTCTCACAAAACTATGCATCTTCCACCTGGTGCTTGGATGAACTTGCGCACATACTAAACTGCAGGGAGACAGTTGATCAGATCATACCTATTTTTTACGACATCAGTCCATCAGATGTACGAAAACAACAGGGGACTTATGCAGATGCATTTGCTCAACTTGAAATCCGTTTCAAGGACAGTATCGACAAGGTGCACAAGTGGAGGGCTGCTTTGGTGACAGTAGCTAATCTATCTGGCTTCGATTATTCAAACAAAACTGG GACGGAGGCCGATTTAGTTAAGAAAGTTGTCGACGAAATTTGGGGCAAATTGAATCAAAAATCGTCAAGCAATTTAAAGGGCCTGGTTGGAATGGAAAAACGCATTGACCAAGTTGAGTCAACATTATGCATTGATTCCCTTGATGTATACGCTGTAGGTATTTGGGGCATGGGTGGGATTGGCAAGACCACCCTTGCTGATGCTGTGTTTCACCGATTCTCTTCTAAATTCGAAGCTTCATGTTTTCTTAAAAATGTCAGGGAGATATCTGAACAAACAGGTGGACTGGATCGCTTGCGAAACACACTTGTTAGTGAGATATTAAAGGAAAAAGATGTAAATATTGGCACTCTGACTATAGGATCATATCGTGTTAGGAAGAGAATGGGAGGTACGAAGGtcctcattgttcttgatgataTAAATGATTCAAAccaattaaattttctagccGGAGATCCTACTCTATTTGGCCCTGGAAGTAGAatcattataacaactagagaTAAGAGCCTACTTCAGAAACTTGTTGATCATAATAAGATATGCAAGGTTCAGGAATTAAATTCTGATGAAGCTCTTCAACTCTTTCGTTTGTGTGCTTTCGGAAATAACATTTCTAGAGTCGATTGTACAGAGTTGTCAAAAGTTGTGGTTGATTATTGTGGGGGCATTCCGTTAGCTCTTCAAATTTTGGGTTCCTCATTCCTTCACTGTGAGAGCAAAGAAGATTGGCTGGATGAATGGAAAGAATTTCCAAGAGAAAAGATCTGGAAAGTGTTCAGATCAAGTTATGATGGATTAAAAGAAATTGAGAAGGAGATATTTCTTGATATAGCATGTTTCTATCAAGGGAAAGATGTGGACATTGTAAAAGAAATGCTAGATATATGTGGTTTTCGTGCAGCAGGAATCGAAGTTCTGAGTGATAAGTctctcatatcaatttcaacaAATAACTGCTTGGAGATGCATAACTTGCTACAAGAAATGGGTAGGGCAATTGTTCACGAACAATGTATTGAAGAGCCTATAAAATGCAATAGATTATTCTTTGATGAGGATGTCAATCGGGATTTGAAAACTAACACG GGAAGTGCAACGGTACAAGCCATATTCTTTAACAGGTCTAAGATTACAGGGATACTCTTGAATCATGCAGACTTCGAAAAGATGTATGATCTAAGATTGCTATACGTTTATAATTCTAGCTGTAACAAGTACTGCAAAGTAAAAGTTTCTCTTCCCCATTCTCTTACTTATCTTGGCTGGGAGGGTTACCCTTTCAAATCTTTGCCATCAAAACTTTGTCCGGAAAATCTTGTTGAGCTTCAAATGCGCAACAGTCAAGTTGAGCAACTTTGGAATGAGGGCCAg AATCTTAAGAACTTAAAAGTGATGGATCTTCGTTTGTCCGAGCATCTGATTAAAGTTCCAGATCTCTCTCAAAGTCCAAACATTGAGCATATAGATCTTTACGGGTGTAAAAGTCTGGTTGAAATTCCTTCTTATTTTCCATGTCTCGACAAGCTTAGTTACCTTAACCTGACAGACTGCACAAAACTCAAATATCTTTCGGAGATGCCAAGTAGTATTGAATACTTATATTTGGATAGCACTGCAATAGAGGAATTGCCTTCATCAGTTTGGTCTTTTGAAAAAATTCGGTGCTTGGAGCTTCCCAATAACATACCAATATTGGACTTGAGTGGGAATGCGACTAATTGCAAAATTCTTGTGAGTCTCCTAGAGAGCATTTGCAAATTAAAGTCTCTTAAGAGCCTTGATCTGAGTGGAACCACAATTAGAAGCCTACCTGCAAGCATTGGTAACTTAGAATCTCTTGAGAAACTTGATTTGAGTGGAACTGCAATTAGAAGCCTACCTGCAAGCATTGGTAATTTGGAATCTCTTGAGAAACTTGATCTTAATGGAACTGCAGTTAAAAGCCTACCTGCGAGTATTGGTAATTTGGAATCACTTGAGAAACTTGATCTGAGTGGAACCACAATTAAAAGCCTACCTGCAAGCATTGGTAATTTGAAATCTCTTGTGAAACTTTATCTGAGTGGAACTGCAATTGAAGGGCTACCTGCAAGCATTGGTAATTTGAAATCTCTTAAGAAACTTGATCTGAGTGCAACCGCAATTGAAAGTCTACCTGCAAGCATTGGTAATTTGGAATCTCTTGAGAACCTTGATTTGAGTGGAACCGCAATTAAAAGCCTACATGCAAGCATTGGTAAATTGCAATATCTTCAGAAATTTTATCTGAGTGGAACCGCAATGGAAAGCCTACCTGCAAGCATTGGTAATTTGAAATGTCTGGATAAACTTGATCTGAGTGAAACCGCAATTAAAAGCCTACCTGCAAGCATTGGTAGTTTGAGATCTCTTGAGAAACTTGATCTGAGTGGAACTGCAATTGAAAGCCTACCTTCAAGTATTGGTAGTTTGAAATCTCTTGAGAACCTTGATCTGAGTGGAACCGCAATTGAAAGCTTACCTGCAAGCTTTGACAATTTGAATTCTCTTGTGAAACTTGATCTGAGTGGAACCGCGTTTAAAAGCTTACCTGCAAGCATTGGTAATCTGAAATCTCTTGAGAAACTTGATCTGAGTGGAACCGCAATTGAAAGCCTACCTGCAAGCATTGGTAATTTGAAATCTCTTGAGAAACTTGATCTGAGTGGAACCGCTGTTGAAAGCCTACCTGCAAGCATTGGTAATTTGGAATCTCTTGAGAAACTTGACCTAAGTGGAACAGCAATTAAAAGCCTACCTGCAAGCATTGGTAATTTGGAATGTCTTGAGAAACTTGATCTGAGTGGAACCGCAATTGAAAGCCTACCTGCAAGCATTGGTAATTTGGAATCTCTTAAGAAACTTGATCTGAGTGGAACCGCAATTGAAAGCCTACCTGCAAGAATTGGTAATTTGAAATCTCTTGAGAAACTTGATCTGAGTGGAACCGCAATTAAAACCCTACCTGCACGCATTGGTAATTTGAAATCCCTTGAGAAACTTGATCTGAGTGGAACTGCAATCAAGTGCCTACCTGCAAGCATCAAGGAAGCTTCTCGGCTGATTTCGCTGTGGTTAACCAATTGCAGGAGCCTTGAATCTTTACCAGAGCTCCCAGGGGTACGTTGGCTTGAAGCACATGGATGCACATCACTCAACAAAGTGCTGAGCTCAAAGACTGCACTTTCACTAGGTTGGGATGAATATAAACATTCTCAAGGGCTTCAAGAGCAACTTACATTTTCAAATTGCATAGGAATGGGAGGGGATGCTTGGCATGATATATTGACTGATTCGCAGATAAGAATTATGCGAATGGCAACTGCGTTATCAAAGTATTTTACACAAGAAGAAATTGAAGTGGCATTTCATCttgaatttgaagaagaaagtaAT GAATATGTTTTTAGATCTCCAGTTTGCATTGTATGTCCGGGAAGTACAATTCCAAGTTGGTTTCCAAACGAAGCTGATAATTCTGCACTAGCAATCAACCTTGGTTCAAACTTCTTTAACACtagttttttgggttttgcttaTTCTGTTGTTGTTGCATTCGAGAATTATAATGTTGGAGGGAGTTTGAGTCTTGGGtgtaaaatcaatttcaaaggCTGTGGTGATCCTTTTATCTATCATCGGAGTTGCATGGTTGCCGAATACGGGGAAATCAATGACTGCAAGTTTGATACGCCTCACGTGTTCGTCTGGTTTAGTAGCTTTGACCATGTAAAGCAAGGAAGCTACAATGGCGTTACCGAGGCCATATTTGACTTCTACCCAATAATAGAGGATCGTCCTGATGACGGAGCCGTTGATTGTTCCAATATTAAGGTGACAAAGTGTGGGATCTTCCCAATGTATGCTCCAAATGATTCTGCattgaaataa
- the LOC126620709 gene encoding disease resistance protein RML1B-like, with product MYDLRLLYVYNSSRNKYCKVKVSLPHSLTYLDLKGYPFKSLPSKLCSEYLVELQMRNSQVEQLWNEGQNLRNLKVMDLGLCDRLIKVPDLSQSPNIEHIDLYGCLSG from the exons ATGTATGATCTAAGGTTGCTGTATGTTTACAACTCTAGCCGTAACAAGTACTGCAAAGTAAAAGTTTCTCTTCCCCATTCTCTTACTTATCTTGACTTGAAGGGATACCCTTTCAAATCTTTGCCATCAAAACTTTGTTCAGAATATCTTGTTGAGCTTCAAATGCGCAACAGCCAAGTTGAACAACTTTGGAACGAGGGCCAG AATCTTAGGAACTTAAAAGTGATGGATCTTGGTTTGTGTGATCGTCTGATTAAAGTCCCAGATCTCTCTCAAAGTCCTAACATTGAGCATATAGATCTTTATGGGTGTTTGTCTGGTTGA
- the LOC126622690 gene encoding uncharacterized protein LOC126622690 — MGWDAWRDIFTDSQIRIIRMATALSKHFKQEDTEVASHLEFEEESKEYVFRSPVCIVCPGNIIPRWLPYEVDESVLWIKLGPNFFNTNFLGFAYSVVVAFKNYNVGGSLRLGCKINFKGYGDHCICHRSCMVAEYGEINECKFETPHVCVWFSTFDHLKQGSCNGVSEAIFDFYPIIDDCPDGGVVDYSMIKVTKYGIFPMYAPVDWILASRMKQVREVNVEAHESFPHLVHLMFNRRAVRSDLSGTEIESSLPVSIGNLKSLEKLDLSETAIKCLPVSIKEASRLICLWLTNCRSLESLLELSGIRWLEAHGCTSLNKVSSSKTIEHIYIEKQLHSIKSFIIYTIKRCSKHVLNIISSSIRGPLTVLRC; from the exons ATGGGATGGGATGCTTGGCGTGATATATTTACTGATTCGCAGATTAGAATTATAAGAATGGCAACTGCATTGTCAAAGCACTTTAAACAAGAAGACACTGAAGTAGCATCTCATCttgaatttgaagaagaaagcaAG GAATACGTTTTTAGATCTCCAGTCTGCATTGTATGTCCTGGAAATATAATTCCAAGATGGTTGCCATATGAAGTTGATGAATCTGTACTATGGATCAAACTTGGTCCAAACTTCTTTAACACTAATTTTTTGGGTTTCGCTTATTCGGTTGTTGTTGCATTCAAGAATTATAATGTTGGAGGGAGTTTGAGGCTTGGTtgtaaaatcaatttcaaaggCTATGGTGATCATTGTATCTGTCATCGGAGTTGCATGGTTGCCGAATATGGAgaaatcaatgagtgcaagttTGAAACGCCTCACGTGTGCGTCTGGTTTAGTACCTTTGACCATTTAAAGCAAGGGAGCTGTAATGGCGTCAGTGAGGCCATATTTGACTTCTACCCAATAATAGATGATTGTCCTGATGGCGGAGTTGTTGATTATTCCATGATTAAGGTGACAAAATATGGGATCTTCCCAATGTACGCCCCAGTTGATTGGATATTGGCATCAAGGATGAAACAGGTGAGGGAGGTAAACGTAGAAGCACACGAATCATTTCCTCATTTAGTACATCTCATGTTTAACAGGAGGGCAGTCAGATCTGATCTGAGTGGAACTGAAATTGAAAGCAGCCTACCTGTAAGCATTGGTAATTTGAAATCTCTTGAGAAACTTGATCTGAGTGAAACTGCGATTAAGTGCCTACCTGTAAGCATCAAAGAAGCTTCTCGGCTGATTTGTCTGTGGTTAACCAATTGTAGGAGCCTTGAATCTTTACTAGAGCTCTCAGGCATACGTTGGCTTGAAGCACATGGCTGCACGTCACTTAACAAAGTGTCGAGCTcaaaaaccattgaacatatatatattgaaaaacaacttcatagtataaagtcattcatcatctatactataaagaggtgttctaaacatgttctaaatatcatatcgtcatccat aaggggtccactcacagtacttcgcTGCTGA
- the LOC126620708 gene encoding uncharacterized protein LOC126620708 has product MGKSRVAAHKKTDAKLKSKRGDASKEVAKDPNKLKRPIKFEAKVVCFFSFCCCSAAFGLGRNTVVLHATELLNFLVSEHLRLCWSKNCAGKDIRVMAFGMKCRGYPFALLK; this is encoded by the exons ATGGGGAAATCAAGAGTTGCTGCTCACAAAAAAACTGATGCGAA GTTGAAGAGTAAACGTGGAGATGCGAGCAAGGAGGTTGCGAAGGATCCGAACAAGCTTAAGAGGCCT atAAAATTTGAGGCCAAAGTTGTTTGCTTTTTTAGTTTCTGCTGCTGCTCGGCTGCCTTCGGACTAG GTCGAAACACTGTCGTTCTACATGCAACTGAGCTTCTCAATTTCTTAGTTTCTGAACATTTGAG GCTATGTTGGAGCAAAAACTGTGCAGGCAAAGACATAAGAGTGATGGCTTTTGGAATGAAATGCAGAGGATATCCTTTTGCGCTGCTTAA ATAG
- the LOC126620710 gene encoding uncharacterized protein LOC126620710 isoform X2 translates to MDFFFKFYFFSFWGFDMCAYLVSGNAHVPILGLSCAISQALCVQEKVKDTIKRLLQKLLVEFPVFHCGFASSLSSSYCFNQKTFAHVLRGCWHVLSKKKKY, encoded by the exons ATggattttttctttaaattttattttttttcattttggggGTTTGATATGTGCGCTTATTTGGTTTCAGGAAACGCTCATGTCCCAATTTTGGGGCTTTCATGTGCGATTTCGCAAGCTCTTTGTGTTCAAG AAAAAGTTAAGGATACGATCAAACGTTTACTG CAAAAGTTGTTGGTCGAATTTCCAGTTTTTCATTGCGGCTTTGCAAGCTCTTTATCATCAAg TTACTGCTTCAACCAAAAAACTTTTGCTCATGTGTTAAGAGGATGTTGGCATGTGTTATCCAAAAAAAAGAAGTATTGA
- the LOC126620710 gene encoding uncharacterized protein LOC126620710 isoform X1: protein MDFFFKFYFFSFWGFDMCAYLVSGNAHVPILGLSCAISQALCVQEKVKDTIKRLLLQQKLLVEFPVFHCGFASSLSSSYCFNQKTFAHVLRGCWHVLSKKKKY from the exons ATggattttttctttaaattttattttttttcattttggggGTTTGATATGTGCGCTTATTTGGTTTCAGGAAACGCTCATGTCCCAATTTTGGGGCTTTCATGTGCGATTTCGCAAGCTCTTTGTGTTCAAG AAAAAGTTAAGGATACGATCAAACGTTTACTG TTGCAGCAAAAGTTGTTGGTCGAATTTCCAGTTTTTCATTGCGGCTTTGCAAGCTCTTTATCATCAAg TTACTGCTTCAACCAAAAAACTTTTGCTCATGTGTTAAGAGGATGTTGGCATGTGTTATCCAAAAAAAAGAAGTATTGA